Part of the Gigantopelta aegis isolate Gae_Host chromosome 15, Gae_host_genome, whole genome shotgun sequence genome is shown below.
tacatgtttatatttctGCGCTTTATTGTACAGCAGCTGAAGGTCATTCAACTGCGGAAATGACGTCATCGGCGTACACTGGAGTGGGTGTCGTGATCGGCGCCGTTCTCGCCTTGATCGTCGTCGCTGCCGTCGTCGTGTACCGCAGGAGGAGGACGTATCTCAGCCCACGTGGTTGGTCATTCTGTGTTACAGACTTCATTGTTTAAAAGTAGAAATATCAATCAAATGTCTTACTATATTGAGTCATGGCGTCTATTGTGTTCTGTGGTATTCTGTCGTGTTGTGTCGTATTGTGTTATGTGCTGTGGTATTATGTCATGTTGTGTCGTATTGTGTCATGTGCTGTGGTATTCTGTCGTGTTGTGTCATATTGTGCCATGTGTTGTGGTATTCTGTCGTGTTGTGTCATGTGATATGGTATTATGTcatgttgtgttgtattgtgtcaTGTGTTGTGGTATTATGTCGTGTTGTGTCATGCGGTGTGGTATTATGTCGTCTTGTGTCGTATTGTGCCATGTGTTGTGGTATTCTGTCGTGTTGTGTCATGTGTTGTGGTATTATGTCGTGTTGTGTCGTATTGTGTCATGTGCTGTGGTATTCTGTCGTGTTGTGTAGTCTTATGTCATGTGCTGTGGTATTCTATCGTGTTGTGTCGTGTTGTGTCATATTGTGCCATGTGTTGTGGTATTATGTCGTATTGTGTCATGTGCTGTGGtattatgttgtgttgtgtcGTATTGTGTCATGTGTTGTGGTATTATGTCGTGTTGTGTCATGCGGTGTGGTATGCTGTCGTGTTGTGTCATGTTCTGTGGTATTCTGTTGTGTTGTGTCGTATTGTGCCATGTATTGTGGTATTCTGTCGTGTTGTGTCATGCGGTGTGGTATTCTGCTGTGTTGTGTCATGTGCTGTGGTATTCGGTTGTGTTGTGTCGTATTGTGTCATGTGCTGTCGTATTCTGTCGTGTTGTGTCATACTGTGTCATATTGAGTCGTATTGTGTCTTGTTGTGTCCTATTATGTCGTGCTGTGTCACACTGATGTAGAGGatttcatttttgtaggggTAGGGGGTGTTtgaggctgatttttgcccgaattaaacaaacatgcccgaatctggatactTTATTCTTATTAGCATTATGTGTAACAGAacaatcaacctccactgaggggattcgaaccacggggTCTCAGTATGAGAGTCCAGCGcactaccaactgagctaatagggaaatctccactagctactgctagtaagagcactttataccaacactactacatactcccccaccccacccctcaaaagtgaagctacgtcccggagtTGTGGGCCACGGGCAAttgaactgttacgggtcctgactgggttataattgtatttttgtgttaagAACATGTGGGCttcaaatgtaacagaaaaatcaacctccactgagaggattcgaaccacggactcagtacgagagtccagcgctctaccaactcgACTATTAGGAAATTTCCCACCGCCGAGCAGCTatacagggttgcaaacgaatcactgcgcattttacatggattacaactaacatTGTGGGTAATATTTCATGCCGGCTCATTTTGTCCGTATATCTCTTTCGTTTGTGCCCAAATTTGTGGATTGCCTCCAGGATTGTGGGAGGGGGCAACTGCCCTGCCTCTGTCTCATACACTTATGTTGTGTTGTATTATGTCTTCTTGTACGATATTATGGTGTGCTGTATCATATTATGTCATGTCGTATCGTATTATGTCATGTTGTATTATGTCgtgttgtgttatattatatCGTGTTGTGTCGTGTTCTATCATATTGTATTGTTATATCGTATTATGTcgtgttgtattgtattgtcatattgtgttgtgttgtgcaGTGTTTTGtcgtgttgtgttgtgttgtatcgTATTAGGTCGTGTTGTGCGGTATTATGCCATGTGTTATATTGTGTCGTGTTGTTTCGTATTTTGTCGTGTTGTGTCGTATTATGTCGTGTTCTGCTAATCGTCGACACAAGCATCAGTCGTATACCTATTAAAGTGACATAATAGTAACACACAAATAATATGCATTCGTATGatcactaaaaatatatattatttataatttaccaTATCATTTAAAGTGTTGACTCTCTTTTCTTATATAGGACAGAGAAACCCATCTTTGGCGGCAAAGGTTATCCGTTACGAACCTACGGCCTCCTTGcggtcacacgatgacgtcatttaTATGAGTGGCAGACAACACAACTCGTATGCGGATATTGTTTACGTGGACGGGGGTTATATAAACCCAGCTCATGACGTCATTGATGACCACAGGcaacaaaacatgtatgttgatgtCCCTGATGGTGGATATTCACAACCCAATCATGACGTCACTTCCTTTAGTGAAAGCGCTACCCTGAATCCTCACGTGACGATCGCTGCTTCTCACGGAGGTTATCTGAGTCCAACTCATGACATCACCAATGCCTCTGACGGAGGATATCTACATCCAACTCATGACGTCACTTCCTTTACTGAATGCCCCACGTCAAGTGAAGCAAGCATGGGTGACGGTGACAAGCTGAGCATGGAGTCAACGGTAGAAGTGGGATATCACCAGGACGACCATCCGTCTCTCGATACACAGGACCTCAGCTTGAACCAACATCACCATTACGAAGACCTTGACCTTCATCAAAGTGTGAAGGGAAATAACAGCACTGTTCCAACTGCTGAAAACCACTACAGCGAACCAACAATGTAACAATGTTTTGAACAGTGAATGGTTTAAATATCGATAGACAACCACTACAGCGAACTAACAAGTAACAATGTTTGGAACAGTGAATGGTTTTAATATCAATAGACAATGTCcatgcaacaaactcagaaaCCAGGCTGCCGAAACACGCAATGCCAAAGCACGTGTTTTTATCTTGGAGTTGAAATCTCCACGCCACAATATcataacataattaattttactaatacaaaCTACAAATAGGAGTTTTATTACACTTGTGTGCGATaaatattgatgtcaaacaatgTACATGTTCGCCatgtttttaaagaatattccCTCGCACAAACCAGTAAAACGGCTGCCCGCCTCTCGGTATTACGGTTTGCGTGTCACGTAGACAGCGAGTACACGAGTGTCCAAACAATATCGAAGAATGGTGCGCGCGCTGCTATGAATATGTTTTTGGtctattttaaattataccAATTCACTGACACAGCAGTTTTAAGCGTATAGGATCTGCTGTCAAACGCGTCAATCTGGATTAACAGAAAGTGGCCAGCTttaggtcagatcaggtcaggtgAGAGGGTTTTACatacacattcagagcaagctgttgtagcacacgcttgccatgggcgcaggtgttgaCTCTCggcggctcctccgtccagggcaggaaagggtttggggtgggtgggagatggGGTCGTTACCGGGTGaggggttggttttggtgctattgaatttgcaaatgtctcGTAGGATTAAAGCCAACTAAACATTGTTGCGTATTTTCTTGAGGGTAATTTGATGCTTAATTTAGAATGGTTCGCCGAAATTGAAATGGAGCTAATTTGGATGATTCGACTTTGTTGATCGAAAGGTAGCTCGTTGCTGGAACCTTGCCTCCATGGAGGCTGTGGTGGTTTGACTCCTAATACGTGGCCTGTGCCAGCTTTCCTGTGGTCCGGCTCCATatcgtgtgtctgtgtgttgatTATATCATCTTCGCTCGCTAAGGTTTCTATTCCGTATGCCCCGTgctgtgtgtgcgcgtgtataCATACGTCTGtgtatacatgtgcatgtgtatcTTTCTGTGTGTATGCGCGCGAACGCATTTGTGAGTGTTGTGTTCCGGTGTATTGTATGGTGgcctcagatcacagttatcttcccatttggaaatatttccgcgcaagtagtctgctgtttgactgtgattaggcagacagctttgaagtagCAACTAACAGACTGAAGTTGACGGGGAGTGCACGTAACTTGTTCACATTGAAGATTGTTtggtggtaattccggcccatgtaAAAGTAGTGGGGTTTTTATGTAAAacgggtgtactccggccaggttagtgggtgtgtttgtttcaaCCAAGCTGGGTTGTCCTAATCAGAGTATGTTGCTCTCAGACAGCCAAAGGGGCATACCAAAATGCAAgggcctactgatattaataaaagggCTATAGCCACtgacgctatatagaaacatacagCGTGAATAATTGTGGTCTGTTTCCATGGTACTCGGTGTTTTCGCATAATAAATGATTAACGATAATGTTCGTTGAATTGATATTGCATAATatacttattaaatataatgttcatGGAGCTggcattatataataaattattaaagataattCTCGTTGAATTGGTATTgcataataacatattaaagatagTGTTCATGGAGttgacattatataataaatgattaaagATAATGTTCGATGACATGGGttggttttgtgttttttcacgcgtgctccacgactggtatatagaTGACCATGGTAcataatgatataaaaaaaaaaaacctgtcttCGTGAAGATATACATCGTCAtattcatctctctctctctctctctctctctctctctctctctctctctctctctctctctctctctctctctctctctgacacacAAACGCTCTCTCTATAAACTATCtatttctcctctctctctctctctctctctctctctctctctctctctctctctctctctctctctctctctctctctgacacacACGCTGTCTATaaactgtctctctctctctctctctctctctctctctctctctctctctctctctctctctctctctctctctctctctctctctctctgtgtctctctccctatctctctttatatatctctctctctctctctttctctctctcacacacacagatagatagatagattatatatatatatatatatatatatatatatatatatatatatgtatatatatatatatatatatatatatatatactcaaccaaAAATGAAAGTATGCATGTTGAAatcttgaattattttttttactgtgcCATTTCACCATAATCGAAAACCACTGTGCGTACGTACCACACTATACCACGCATTACACGTGCATATCATTTTGGATTGCCGCATGTCACGTGCTGGAGTGCTGTCACGATCGATTTTGTTGTTCGGCATGCATACACCCGATATTTCACTTGGGTTTCCTCGTGAGTGCACACCTTcgaaaaaacaataaataaagccTATAAAATACCGTTTGATAATGCCACGCCTATCACAACATGAACGTCAAAGAGCAGTTGGGATGCTTGATGCTGGGCGCATTGTCATTGACGTGGCCAGACGTTTTGGTGgaaccagaaagaaagaaatgttttatttaacgacgcactcaacacattttatttacggatatatggcgtcagacatatggttaaggaccacacagatattgagagaggaaacccgctgtcgccacttcatgggttactctttttcgattagcagcaagtgatcttttatatgcaccatcccacagacaggataacacataccacggcctttgaaataccagtcgtggtacactggctggaacgagcgcaatggggccactgagggggatcgatctcacaccgaccgcgcatcgagcgagcgttgtactactgggctacgttccgcccctggTGTAACCAGTGTCACTGCACAGATACTGAACAATCGTTTGCAGGCTACTGGATACaccatagcccgagtactccgactgtaagagagctagacggacatttggacataaatacgctctcattacaagagagcgtatttatgtccaaatgtctgtctagctctcttacagtcctagtactcgggctagatacACCAATGACCGCCCTCGGAGCGGCCCTCCACGAGTTACGTCGACTGTGCAGGACCGGTATATCCGAACCACCACTCTCCGGTACCGGTTTcaaggttggactataccaattaaaatctcATGGCCTAAAATTACTATACACAACGTATCAACCAAGATATGAACCATAGATTTGAATACTACAACACCTCACTCAAAGTAGTGACTGAGTTAAATGGCACCTTTCGTGACTCATTTTCGAGATAACAGGATGTTGTTACAAGCCCCGTCAATTCCGCACAAAATGGTAGTGCTTAGTTTTACAGGCACCCCGtgtatgtttcaagcacaagtgtacctgacacactggtactgcacaaaataaaattgcatgcatTTATTACCAACATAAAACTGTACTTGATGCAAAGCaaccactgtcacatttatcaccaattgcAGGACTCACGGCTTTAACTCCTCCATTAAAGGCGggtcacttcgaactttgacccagccgagatGCTATTTGGTGGAGTACTACCTATAAGCAGAACTGCACTGTTTCAGAAAGTGTCGAATCACCTGTTTTTGGTGAATAGCAGGTTCACATGTTTTATAACATAAAGTATTAAGTTGACTGCAATGTCCTATTTGGAGTCCAGCGCTTATGAAAGTGCATATGACAATGTTCGTaactacataataaaataatatgaaatgtaatgttgtgtggggggggggggggggggggggttgtgttcAAGGAGTACAGTTGAAGATAATAATCTGTGTTTGATTATGCATATTATGTGTGATGTGCTTGTTAATCCCAGCACTATGAATGCACCATGTCACCTACATACAGAGACTAGTGAACTATTTTCTCTCGTAACCTAAAAATTAGAAAATTCTGCTACGGGCAGGTCTCATTAACCAACATTTATCAGAAATTGGTCCAGTGTCATGGGTCTTTTCAAATGTGCCAAGATGTACAAGACCAAGCATTGCAGGAATGTAAAAAAGTTAAGAAACAAGGTTTATCACACCTCTAGGTCAGAGATTACTGTTGTGAGGAGTCAAACTGTCAAACAATTAGCTCACAGATGGGTGTCCCTCTCAACATCAATTTAAATCACTGGTAATTAGCTCATCTGCTTAAACTATACTAAAAGCAAGCATGTTGGTACAGTCATTTCACAATTGTTACTTGACTAAAAAATAATCACCTATTGCCATtagaatatttaacaaattttaaaatgccgCCAGTGAGAAAAAGTTCAAAATGTGGATTTAAGAAAGGGGACATTCCACACAATATCCAGGAAGTGTGTGAAAGTGGTTACAGGTGTCTACGAAATGAAACGGGCGTCCAGACTGACCAAGTCCGTGACTAAAAACGTTTTGGACATTGAGGCTCATGGTGTCCAAGTTGGACAATTGCCGACGACAGCGCCATACCGAATACTGCGATCTGTGGCAGACCCACTGACTGAAACTGAGCagtgtttgaacagcaccataGGTTCAAGATAAATGATGCTAATGTACTTAATCTGAATACCCTACATATTCCAACTGACTTCTTACAATAGTTCTTACATGCATGTATCAGGGCAGACATAGGTTGGAAAGgggaaaaaataagaaaaaagcaATTAAATTATACCTTTTATATGAAAGTTACACATTACATACCTTGTAGCATTCAAATCACATTTTTGTTGGATAAATACACTATTTATGTGATTACAAACACAATCACAAAGAGTCAGATTTGAAAAATATGGCTTGCAAACAATATCAATTTGGCATGGTAGCACTGGTGAAAACAGTCCAACAGTCCAAGGGAGATAATCTATCATGGGCTTATATTTGGGTTTTATCAATAGATCAGAGGCCGACAGATACAGGGTCCTCCACATGGGTAAACTGGAGCAAATGATGAACAGTACGTACAACGACCACCGCACGTTGTCTGCAGAATGTCACGGTCAATTGATGTGGGACTTCCCGGCCGAAGAAGCGTTTGTGCTGTAACATTTGTACATGCCACTCTGGTATGTACAACTTGTACACAGAGGTGGTTAATCCAAAGCGAAAGTGTCCAGGTCGTAAGGCAGCTCAACCAAATGTGTCAGTGCAGATCGGTCTAACGAAAAGCCCATTGGGGTTCAAAACTTCCGGCTTCTGTGACTCTGCATGAACATGTCAGCGCCGTCTGTTGCGGGGTGTCAAAAAACTGCAAACAAAGTATGTGACAAACAGTAACAAAACCGACATGCAGGCTAGGAGAAACAatcttaaaacaataaacactatCAGGGGTTGTCAACCAAATGTAGTAAATTTATAATGTGATGGCATGTACAACAATCCATTATATTCTTGGGTTGGAAAGACAGCAACAGAACACAACACATCACAGAAGCAAGTGTTGGCTATTgctacaaaaaacaaattatgctcCAAACGTCACAGCATTAGTCAATCACATACATGTCTGAATTATCCAACATGCTCTCACAATATCCCAATGACAATGTCCATtggagattaaaaaaaattgggctAAGGACtgtttaactgatttttaaaatgacgGTCTTGACGTACATTACATGACGACAGACCCGGATGCTAAAGGTTTTAAAGGTGCTGAAGAGTTATACCAGCAAAATGTTACCGACATCGAACCACTAATGTTAATCGACATACGACATGTTTCGGAAAATCATAGCAAGTTTGTTAAAGGTGCCaaatttgttgaaaaatatGATGCCAGGACGGACAATATCTGACAAAAAGAAATTACAGATCAAATTATCCAATGACATTGCTTTTATGTGCCAGGCCGAGTATGAACAGGCTTATAGAATACACGCAGGAAACATTCCGAAATTCATGCATGCACTGTCATACGCATCCGATGCCATCGCAGCCTGTTATCAAGGCAATCACAACAAATGtataaaacattcatttgtcTGCAAATCTGCAAGTAAAGATTGGCTGGTTAAGAGTACCTTTCTCGATTAGCATTTCAAAATTGCCACTAACAATGACATCGACTTTAGGAAGTGCATAGACTTTCGTCTCGGacccaaaatgttacaaatgactaaatttaatacaaacacaaaaaaatctGGGGCTGTCAATAAAAGCATTAGAAAATCATTACGAAGACACACAACAACGTTCAGCAGATACTTCTCAGGGAGACCACACAGTGCAGTGCACAGCATCAATAATGGGCCTGTAGAGTCATTAGTTAAGTTGTCAAGGGATATGGGATGTTCATTCTCATTGGGTAGTAAGGTCATTTCAGCTTTGCACAAAGTCGAACACAACAGAATTCTGCAactaaatagaaaataatattattaagaaaagtaggggaacctgaaatattaatgttaatattaactattagaccgaacatacgttttgaccacatacatcctagtaaagaataatattattctttactaggatgtctgtggtcaaaacgtatgtataaccccttgccaaacaatgtgatgacgccggttacactcgagaataatacactAACTTTTGTTGAGAAATATACGTAaacaagttgcattaagttgtggtatgcatgtaaaatggcctggtCATTTTCAGTCAtatcaatgtatttataataaacgaTACATGGCAAACATTGTAACACATTTAAGCCTATTGGAACACATTACTAATCAGCGGTCATTGGATGGCAATCGCACAGTTATATCGACACTTGGTCACAGATGAaattcgctgtcgccacatggctactctttccaaataacagcaaggaatctttatgtgcactttccacaatccacaaacaggatagcacacacgacgtcctttgatggaccagttatggatcattggttaggacgggaaataatcaaacgggcccactgaggaggatcgaaccttcagcaaatggaacctcagacagacgttcttTTTACGTTATCGCGGTCATTTGGagacaaggacttttatatgtaaaatccgattttgtttttctatttgaACGGAATTCTCAATCCTGCGGGAGGGTcgtccgaccccccccccccccccgatccccCCGGGCTACGGGTCTGGTTTCAAGTTGACGATAGTCATTAAGGAGCCTAGCATGGTATGGACATACATTGACGTCCATGAGGATGAAACCAGGATCGggcctggtgtttataaaacttttaaagtctagactcgagactaatagagtctgggACATGAATGTCATgtcaacgccatacaaattgtatgcatgtgacgtcattagagattgagtctggactttaagggccgatttcatatgtctgggttatcggtgggttttggaaacatatggtttaaacctaggttaaaccctgggtcatgtttactgtgcatttcacatgtctgtTTTTCAGTAatcctagtttaacactggATTACAATTGTATAACTTGTTTAAACCTTCCCTTGAGGTGGTTTTTCgctgggtttgctcaaagtaacttttcttcatggATAATTTAGGCAGCAAAATCGTGTTTTACATCAGTATTGCAGAGCCATGAAATGTGAACGTATTTTAGAGATCATTTGAAGGCACCACAGAAACAGTGGtgtagccgggggggggggcagggggccatgcccccccccccccacaatccCGGCAAAATTAGGGGTGATCAGTGGCGTACTCAACAGCATTGTGTACTTGGCTGCCAggtgccaccccccccccatacaaaatcctgcctacgccactgtacAGAAACGAATACAGGGTGGGGTAGGGGAGTTcgaaccccctccccctttatACAAGATGCCCGTTTgcctgggttttttgtttagcacgactgtataattagatccaccccgtcaccatgttcgtggcgaatgaaaaacaaagcgcctgagatatatagaggataataaacaaaataccagttattatcaaaattatgtcccgaatcaaattattttaagtgTCGCCAGCTTTAGccagtgacaaatgaaaagtatttcactcgggacatacattgataataactggtaccgagtttgctgttctatttattacctcagctatgttttctctaaacgcctttattttaggcgcacatgcacgtacatgtaggctatagaaacaatgtaaaccactttacacactgttctgggtattgctataactttgcattttaatcacgttcacagataattttcaaaaacaaaagttattgttattctgctaaaaatataaataatgatttgcgttaaaatgacatattgttataaatttaatattaaaacagtcgtGAACGCAAACTCATTaaagtacatgacgtcattttgtgtgtttgccaaatcgcgatgatgttatatttagtaccgacaaagttattggtttgtaagcgtcaaatcatccagtaaTATTGTATGTCACAACACTGCATACTATTTCTCATTGAGAAAatacggaaaatattttccctgtcaTGAGTGGTTACTGgcggtaataaatatagttatttattaaattagtaaaaaataaacattttcttcatggtGTATGAACTGCACGAAAACAGGAAGTACTAGTAATaaaagttgatcggttaccaccggtatcaaagcaataaacgtctatcatagactgcagtcttataatgacatacttccgtgtttgtctcgtcttaataaagggggaacaaggcggtacaggcccacagttttgaaaatttgacCATACGTTATCTCGGTGCCCTCAGGCGTACGcgtctcattttttttttttaatattatgttagaattaaagggaaatgtattattcatatttgcattattaccaacagctatgtagggttctttAAGCatgtttgcattattaccaacagctatgaagggttctgtaagcatttgacatggattataactgatattgtgagtaaaatgatggaaatacatgatgaaACGTTTTCAGGCCAGCC
Proteins encoded:
- the LOC121390244 gene encoding carcinoembryonic antigen-related cell adhesion molecule 20-like: MEYAPTIHLPSRRVIEELSTLNISCSITGNPYVTSRRYSWRGPRGFTSAKQQLVIDAIRRDESGNYTCLAEEYVDSNDVTHHHSLTAEKTVYVDVQYSPSIDLPNSTLEVREHSDLRVTCLVHSNPQPRSVRWVSPGGATIPSARLVLPHIERRQGGAYSCEAVNRLEAPGSKERRTSKSVWVVVLPAEGHSTAEMTSSAYTGVGVVIGAVLALIVVAAVVVYRRRRTYLSPRGQRNPSLAAKVIRYEPTASLRSHDDVIYMSGRQHNSYADIVYVDGGYINPAHDVIDDHRQQNMYVDVPDGGYSQPNHDVTSFSESATLNPHVTIAASHGGYLSPTHDITNASDGGYLHPTHDVTSFTECPTSSEASMGDGDKLSMESTVEVGYHQDDHPSLDTQDLSLNQHHHYEDLDLHQSVKGNNSTVPTAENHYSEPTM